A genomic segment from Ruegeria sp. TM1040 encodes:
- the def gene encoding peptide deformylase has translation MSLLPIVQWPDPRLSTACAPVGAAEDLGTLIDDVLETMYAAPGRGLAAPQVGVLKRVFVMDVDWKEGPRNPVVMIYPEVLWRSDDTTLAKEACLSIPGLSTRITRPTKIRIRWQDADRAAQEQTFDGFAARCIQHEYDHLDGRVTFDHFSSEERRLLEAQYLSQNEATA, from the coding sequence ATGAGCCTGTTGCCTATCGTCCAATGGCCGGATCCGCGCCTGTCGACGGCCTGTGCTCCGGTGGGGGCTGCCGAAGACCTTGGCACGCTGATCGACGATGTGTTGGAGACCATGTATGCCGCACCCGGGCGCGGCCTTGCAGCGCCTCAGGTGGGGGTGCTGAAGCGGGTGTTCGTGATGGACGTCGATTGGAAAGAGGGCCCGCGCAACCCTGTGGTGATGATATACCCCGAAGTCCTGTGGCGCAGCGACGACACCACACTGGCCAAGGAGGCCTGCCTTTCAATCCCGGGACTTTCCACGCGGATCACCCGCCCCACAAAGATCCGCATACGCTGGCAGGACGCTGATCGTGCTGCGCAGGAACAAACCTTTGATGGCTTTGCTGCCCGCTGTATCCAGCATGAATATGACCACCTTGATGGACGCGTTACATTCGATCACTTTTCCTCCGAGGAACGCCGACTTCTTGAGGCGCAGTATCTCTCTCAAAACGAGGCGACCGCATGA
- the def gene encoding peptide deformylase codes for MTTRTCLPWPDKRLRTKAAEVTEITDEIRAIWVDMIDTMEAMPGVGLAAPQIGVMLRLAVVDGSSERGRAVRLANPEILHASIELREHEEASPNLPGVSAKIKRPRAVTVRFLNEDGVIDRRDFVGIEATSVQHQIDHLNGKMYFDHLSKVKRDMLVKKARKLAR; via the coding sequence ATGACGACCCGCACTTGCTTGCCCTGGCCCGATAAACGACTGCGCACCAAGGCTGCAGAGGTGACCGAGATCACCGATGAGATCCGTGCCATCTGGGTCGACATGATCGATACGATGGAAGCCATGCCCGGTGTTGGGCTCGCAGCGCCTCAGATCGGGGTGATGCTGCGCCTCGCCGTCGTGGACGGCTCCAGCGAGCGTGGACGGGCCGTGCGGCTGGCCAATCCGGAAATCCTGCACGCCTCGATCGAACTGCGTGAACACGAAGAGGCGAGCCCGAACCTTCCCGGCGTCTCGGCCAAGATCAAACGCCCCCGTGCGGTGACTGTGCGCTTCCTCAACGAGGATGGGGTCATCGATCGGCGCGATTTTGTTGGGATCGAGGCCACGTCGGTGCAGCACCAGATCGACCATCTGAACGGCAAGATGTATTTCGACCATCTGTCCAAGGTCAAACGCGACATGCTGGTCAAAAAGGCCCGTAAGCTCGCGCGCTGA
- a CDS encoding MalY/PatB family protein: MDFDKIIDRRGTHCAKWDMMEPLYGVTPEDGLAMWVADTDFPVPEAVSAKMREMADHGIYGYVNCEAQYKSAIQWWMESRHGWSVDADAIFTTTGLVNGVGMCLDTFTQPGDGIVLFTPVYHAFAKVIRLAGREVVECPMVQEDGAYKMDFDAYDAQMTGKEKMVILCSPHNPGGRVWTQDELTQVAAFCKRHDLMLISDEIHHDLVFGGRKHLPMAVAAPEISERLIMLTAPSKTFNFAGLHTGQVIIPDETLREQFRRRMMAIYLQGNTAGEFATIAAYSPDGAAYVEELVPYIEANKRLFDEAVNAIPGLQSMELQSTYLAWVDFSGTGMEREEFTRRVEQGARIAANHGTTFGTGGESFLRFNLGTQRARVEEACERLAKAFSDLQ; this comes from the coding sequence ATGGATTTTGACAAGATCATCGACCGCCGCGGCACCCATTGCGCCAAATGGGACATGATGGAGCCTCTCTATGGCGTCACGCCCGAGGATGGGTTGGCGATGTGGGTTGCAGATACGGATTTTCCAGTACCGGAAGCTGTCTCGGCCAAGATGCGCGAAATGGCCGATCACGGCATCTATGGTTATGTGAACTGCGAGGCGCAGTACAAGAGCGCGATTCAGTGGTGGATGGAAAGCCGCCACGGATGGAGCGTGGATGCAGATGCGATCTTTACCACCACGGGTCTCGTGAACGGTGTCGGCATGTGCCTTGACACCTTCACCCAGCCCGGGGACGGCATCGTGCTGTTCACCCCGGTCTATCACGCTTTTGCCAAGGTGATCCGTCTTGCGGGACGTGAGGTGGTCGAATGCCCGATGGTGCAGGAAGACGGCGCCTACAAGATGGATTTCGACGCCTACGATGCGCAGATGACCGGCAAGGAAAAGATGGTCATCCTGTGTTCGCCGCACAACCCCGGTGGCCGCGTCTGGACCCAAGACGAGCTCACGCAAGTTGCCGCCTTCTGCAAGCGCCATGACCTGATGCTGATTTCGGACGAAATCCACCACGACCTGGTCTTTGGGGGGCGCAAGCATCTCCCCATGGCGGTGGCCGCACCCGAAATCAGCGAGCGCCTGATCATGCTGACAGCCCCCTCCAAGACCTTCAACTTTGCCGGGCTGCACACGGGGCAGGTCATCATCCCTGATGAGACGCTGCGCGAGCAGTTCCGTCGCCGCATGATGGCCATCTATCTGCAGGGCAATACGGCAGGGGAATTTGCAACCATCGCCGCCTACTCCCCGGATGGCGCGGCCTATGTCGAAGAGCTGGTGCCCTATATCGAGGCCAACAAGCGCCTGTTTGACGAAGCAGTGAATGCAATCCCAGGCCTACAATCGATGGAGCTGCAATCCACATATCTGGCGTGGGTCGACTTCTCCGGTACAGGCATGGAGCGCGAGGAGTTCACCCGCCGCGTTGAACAGGGTGCACGGATCGCGGCCAACCACGGCACCACATTTGGCACCGGCGGTGAGAGCTTCTTGCGGTTCAACCTCGGCACACAGCGTGCACGGGTCGAAGAAGCCTGCGAGCGGCTGGCAAAGGCGTTCTCTGACTTGCAGTGA
- the def gene encoding peptide deformylase has protein sequence MKRSILIHPDPRLKKIATDVPDLSDDLRALADDMLETMYAAPGIGLAAPQIGVLDRLIVMDCVKEGEGDARPLVMFNPRVIASSDETNVYEEGCLSIPEQYAEVTRPKVVDVEWMDRDGNLQTETFDGLWATCVQHEIDHLDGKLFIDYLKPLKRQMITRKMQKLKRERARGTA, from the coding sequence ATGAAACGCTCGATCCTGATCCACCCCGACCCGCGTCTGAAGAAGATCGCCACCGATGTGCCGGACCTTTCCGACGACTTGCGCGCGCTTGCCGACGACATGCTGGAAACCATGTATGCCGCGCCCGGCATCGGTCTTGCTGCGCCGCAAATCGGCGTTCTGGATCGGCTGATCGTCATGGACTGCGTCAAGGAAGGCGAGGGTGACGCCCGCCCGCTGGTGATGTTCAATCCGCGGGTCATTGCGTCCTCGGATGAAACCAACGTCTACGAGGAAGGCTGCCTCTCCATCCCTGAGCAATATGCCGAAGTGACCCGCCCCAAAGTGGTGGATGTCGAATGGATGGATCGGGACGGCAACCTGCAGACCGAGACATTCGACGGCCTCTGGGCCACCTGCGTTCAGCATGAAATCGACCACCTCGACGGTAAACTTTTCATCGATTACCTGAAGCCGCTCAAGCGCCAGATGATCACCCGCAAGATGCAAAAGCTCAAACGCGAACGCGCGCGCGGCACCGCATGA
- the fmt gene encoding methionyl-tRNA formyltransferase — protein MRVIFMGTPEFSVPVLDALVEAGHEIAAVYCQPPRPAGRGKKDRPTPVHARAEALGLEVRHPVSLKGSEEQQAFAALNADVAVVVAYGLILPQAVLDAPRAGCLNIHASLLPRWRGAAPIHRAIMAGDTHTGICIMQMEAGLDTGPVLLRKETEIGGEETTAALHDRLSLMGARMIVDALATLPDLKAEPQPEAGVTYASKIDKAEAQIDWSVAAEEVDRKIRGLSPFPGAWFEVDGQRLKVLASRLAEGTGAVGTVLDDKLTVACGSGAVELLRLQRAGKAAQDREVFLRGFTLAKGTNLLTAQDAE, from the coding sequence ATGCGGGTTATCTTTATGGGAACGCCGGAGTTTTCGGTGCCGGTACTGGATGCTCTTGTCGAGGCCGGGCACGAGATTGCGGCCGTCTACTGCCAACCTCCGCGCCCCGCAGGTCGCGGCAAAAAAGACCGTCCAACCCCGGTCCACGCCAGGGCCGAGGCTCTGGGGCTCGAGGTGCGCCATCCGGTCTCACTCAAGGGGAGCGAGGAACAACAAGCCTTTGCCGCGCTCAACGCCGATGTTGCCGTAGTGGTTGCCTATGGGCTGATCCTGCCGCAGGCGGTTCTGGACGCTCCGCGCGCGGGATGCCTCAACATCCATGCCAGCCTGCTGCCGCGCTGGCGCGGCGCTGCGCCGATCCATCGTGCGATCATGGCCGGGGACACCCACACCGGCATTTGCATCATGCAGATGGAAGCAGGGCTTGATACTGGCCCGGTGCTGCTGCGCAAGGAGACCGAGATCGGGGGCGAGGAAACCACAGCGGCGCTTCATGATCGTCTCTCGCTCATGGGCGCGCGGATGATTGTGGACGCATTGGCCACGCTACCGGATCTGAAGGCCGAGCCGCAGCCGGAGGCGGGCGTGACCTACGCCAGCAAAATCGACAAGGCCGAGGCCCAGATCGACTGGAGCGTCGCGGCAGAGGAGGTCGACCGCAAGATTCGCGGCCTGTCCCCGTTTCCGGGCGCGTGGTTTGAGGTCGACGGCCAGCGCCTGAAGGTGCTCGCCTCGCGTCTTGCCGAGGGCACGGGCGCAGTGGGCACAGTGCTTGATGACAAGCTGACCGTGGCATGTGGCAGCGGCGCAGTGGAGCTCTTGCGGCTGCAACGCGCTGGCAAAGCTGCGCAGGACCGCGAGGTCTTCCTGCGCGGCTTCACGCTCGCCAAGGGCACAAATCTGCTGACCGCGCAGGACGCCGAATGA